In one Neobacillus sp. WH10 genomic region, the following are encoded:
- a CDS encoding ATPase, T2SS/T4P/T4SS family — protein MRQSRKKLGDLLIEEGLITPEQLESTLEEKEQNQKLGEALLQRGYLTDQQLVEVLEYQLGVPSISLFQYPFDTSLFSLISKETARRNLIIPLKREGNKLFVAMVDPMDFIVVDDLRLSTGFQIETAIATKDDILRAINKYYNIDEGLEELLDDLPLNERGREDDVTDQDAPIVRLVNLLLSNAVIQKASDIHIDPQETKVVVRYRVDGVLRVERVLPRQMLSVLTARIKIMANLDITEHRIPQDGRIKLTLDYHPIDLRVSTLPTVYGEKIVMRLLDMGAALNDLNKIGFNSLNLKRFSELIEQPTGIVLITGPTGSGKSSTLYAALNKLNSEKVNIITIEDPVEYQLEGINQIQVNPNVGMTFAAGLRSILRQDPNIIMVGEIRDKETAEIAVRASLTGHLVLSTLHTNDSLSTVTRLIDMGVEPFLLASSLSGIVAQRLVRKVCRDCAEVQEPSKREMEIFARRGMKVDKITRGKGCSSCNMTGYKGRIALHEVLVINDDMRRVIMNDDSFQKLKEHAVKNKTIFLIDDGLLKVKQGLTTTEEVLRVAILE, from the coding sequence ATGAGACAATCACGAAAAAAACTTGGTGATTTGTTAATTGAAGAAGGTCTAATCACACCCGAGCAGCTTGAGTCCACCTTAGAAGAAAAGGAGCAGAACCAAAAGCTTGGTGAAGCCTTGCTGCAACGGGGGTATTTAACAGATCAGCAGTTAGTTGAAGTACTTGAATATCAGCTTGGTGTACCGAGTATTAGCCTTTTCCAATACCCATTTGATACAAGCCTTTTTTCACTTATCTCAAAAGAAACGGCTAGAAGGAATTTAATTATTCCGTTAAAAAGAGAAGGAAACAAGCTGTTTGTAGCGATGGTTGATCCAATGGATTTCATCGTGGTAGACGATTTGCGCTTATCAACCGGATTTCAAATTGAGACAGCGATTGCCACAAAAGACGACATATTACGTGCGATTAATAAATATTACAATATTGATGAAGGATTAGAAGAATTACTCGATGACTTGCCGCTAAATGAGCGGGGACGGGAAGACGATGTTACCGACCAAGATGCTCCCATTGTTCGACTGGTTAATTTACTGTTGTCGAATGCAGTGATCCAAAAGGCAAGTGATATCCATATTGACCCGCAGGAGACAAAGGTGGTTGTTCGGTACCGAGTTGATGGTGTACTACGTGTTGAACGGGTTTTACCGCGACAAATGTTAAGCGTGTTAACCGCTAGAATAAAAATAATGGCTAACCTTGATATTACCGAACATCGGATTCCTCAAGATGGGCGGATTAAGCTCACTCTTGACTATCATCCGATTGATCTTCGTGTATCAACGCTTCCAACTGTATATGGCGAGAAAATAGTTATGCGGCTCTTAGATATGGGGGCTGCTTTAAATGACTTAAATAAGATTGGATTTAACTCACTTAATTTAAAAAGGTTTAGTGAATTAATTGAACAGCCGACAGGGATTGTTCTCATTACAGGCCCAACAGGTTCAGGTAAATCCTCAACCCTTTACGCAGCACTAAACAAACTAAACAGTGAAAAAGTAAATATTATCACAATCGAAGATCCTGTCGAATATCAATTAGAAGGCATCAATCAAATTCAGGTTAACCCAAATGTTGGAATGACCTTTGCGGCTGGACTTCGCTCCATTCTCAGGCAGGATCCGAACATAATTATGGTTGGGGAAATTCGTGATAAAGAGACGGCAGAAATTGCAGTGCGTGCCTCCTTGACAGGACATTTAGTGTTAAGCACCTTGCACACGAATGATTCATTAAGTACCGTTACAAGGCTAATTGATATGGGGGTTGAGCCGTTTTTGCTTGCTTCCTCGCTAAGTGGCATTGTGGCACAACGGCTTGTCCGCAAGGTATGCCGTGATTGTGCAGAGGTTCAAGAACCATCAAAGCGGGAAATGGAGATTTTTGCAAGGCGCGGCATGAAAGTTGATAAAATAACTCGAGGCAAAGGCTGCTCCTCATGTAATATGACTGGTTATAAAGGAAGGATTGCTCTTCACGAAGTACTGGTAATTAATGATGACATGCGAAGGGTGATTATGAATGATGATTCTTTTCAGAAGCTTAAAGAGCATGCGGTTAAAAATAAAACCATCTTTTTGATTGATGATGGGTTATTGAAAGTAAAACAAGGCTTAACCACAACTGAGGAAGTTTTACGTGTAGCCATTCTGGAGTAG
- a CDS encoding G5 domain-containing protein, which yields MGKNQQMIKLFIVLFLCTSFIFSFSHFGAKAVENITNSDEKYAAGTSIGELDVSGKTVDEAMNLLEEKHVEWMKDTSIELQYGEKTVSIDLNQFHLDTKQTVDSLKDGKRNPAFITIQKLQVEEQIETIFPQLKISDIDLDKLVNSLNEIASRFEKGSNSINLYNDYLLADHIKKDAVINTAVVEMKDVPVDLQAVIEKNPTIEIPEESTFSLLDFAKKKKIEKVDSLNVIATGIYQTVLPSNFSIVERNIGSSLPNYANLGFEARVNPSNHTDFIIKNLSKTKYILELNLDVNKLKITLKGEKPLYNYKISLKDEQKLKPKTIVQYSPFLLPGNTKIRTIGTEGLIVKVYRDVYQGEQFLKSEFISEDYYPPVYQVDLQGLEGSKENTTKAPEGNQAGSTNNNQTTDNSNQTTLQSNTEKENDSDLWGKPNEQPK from the coding sequence TTGGGGAAGAATCAGCAAATGATTAAATTGTTCATTGTACTGTTCCTGTGTACATCATTTATTTTCAGCTTTTCTCATTTTGGCGCGAAAGCAGTTGAAAATATAACAAACTCTGATGAAAAATACGCTGCTGGGACCTCCATTGGTGAATTGGATGTATCAGGAAAAACAGTTGATGAAGCGATGAATCTTCTAGAGGAAAAGCATGTTGAGTGGATGAAGGATACATCCATTGAACTACAATATGGGGAAAAGACGGTTTCGATTGATCTTAACCAATTCCATTTGGATACAAAACAAACAGTCGATTCACTAAAAGATGGCAAAAGAAATCCTGCTTTCATTACCATTCAGAAATTACAGGTAGAAGAACAGATAGAAACTATTTTTCCTCAATTGAAAATCAGCGATATTGACCTTGATAAACTTGTGAATAGTCTAAATGAGATCGCATCACGTTTCGAAAAAGGTTCCAATTCTATAAACCTCTATAATGATTATTTATTAGCCGATCATATCAAAAAGGATGCAGTAATAAATACCGCAGTTGTTGAAATGAAGGATGTTCCTGTTGATTTACAAGCTGTTATTGAGAAAAATCCAACCATTGAAATTCCAGAGGAATCAACATTTTCATTATTAGATTTTGCTAAGAAAAAGAAGATTGAAAAAGTAGATTCACTTAATGTAATCGCAACAGGAATCTACCAGACTGTTTTGCCATCAAATTTTTCGATAGTAGAAAGAAATATAGGAAGTTCTCTTCCGAATTATGCAAACCTAGGATTTGAAGCGAGAGTAAATCCAAGTAATCATACGGATTTTATTATAAAAAATCTAAGTAAGACAAAGTATATTTTAGAATTAAATTTGGACGTCAACAAATTAAAGATTACCTTAAAGGGTGAGAAGCCGCTTTACAATTATAAAATCAGCTTAAAAGATGAGCAAAAGTTAAAGCCTAAGACAATTGTTCAATATAGTCCTTTTCTTCTACCTGGAAATACAAAGATCCGGACGATCGGGACTGAAGGTCTCATCGTTAAGGTATACAGAGATGTATACCAAGGTGAACAGTTCCTTAAAAGCGAATTCATTTCCGAGGATTATTACCCGCCAGTTTACCAAGTAGATTTACAGGGGTTGGAGGGAAGTAAGGAGAATACGACTAAAGCTCCTGAAGGGAATCAGGCAGGTTCCACTAATAATAACCAGACAACAGATAATTCTAATCAAACAACATTACAATCTAATACCGAAAAAGAGAATGACAGTGACTTATGGGGTAAACCAAATGAACAACCAAAATAA
- a CDS encoding prepilin-type N-terminal cleavage/methylation domain-containing protein gives MEIIRNEKGVTLIEVLASIVLLSIIFLSVIRFFPQMGLINNQNENKTEAINIAKEILINWQESSDVKWFLVKTDHGTGFTSTDPKVVYNKFNFDDTYYYFETSKDIYNVHIKIKKSPETSSRLSSVNSIVVQLLNKKNGSVISETFGYVKR, from the coding sequence ATGGAAATTATTCGGAATGAAAAAGGTGTTACTCTTATAGAGGTTCTTGCATCAATTGTTCTACTTTCAATTATCTTTTTGTCTGTAATAAGGTTTTTTCCACAAATGGGACTTATAAACAATCAAAATGAAAATAAAACGGAAGCTATTAATATTGCGAAAGAAATACTCATTAATTGGCAGGAATCAAGTGATGTGAAATGGTTTCTTGTTAAAACGGACCACGGTACTGGCTTTACTTCAACAGATCCGAAAGTTGTTTATAATAAATTCAACTTTGATGATACTTATTATTATTTTGAAACATCTAAAGATATTTATAACGTACATATAAAAATTAAAAAATCTCCTGAAACGAGTTCTAGATTATCTAGCGTAAATTCTATTGTTGTACAGCTATTAAATAAAAAAAATGGCAGTGTCATTAGTGAAACATTCGGATATGTAAAAAGATAG
- a CDS encoding prepilin-type N-terminal cleavage/methylation domain-containing protein produces MKRDESGLTLIEVLATLTILSLISVTIWSVFFQGYNYSQKAISKNFMLQESNILFTNLKKTHQTLIKYEIKSENCAIKVTNLTKTPPQEQVFNHPNICFKILEINNVKGSGPSTIEPNKIANDVSLKISVSDMNNSKNSIIIDTFLYRVKGVDYQ; encoded by the coding sequence TTGAAGCGGGATGAAAGTGGGTTAACACTAATCGAGGTGTTAGCCACACTAACAATTCTCTCCTTAATAAGTGTTACTATTTGGAGTGTTTTTTTTCAAGGCTATAATTATTCGCAAAAAGCGATCTCGAAGAATTTTATGCTGCAAGAATCAAATATTTTATTTACCAATTTGAAAAAGACTCATCAAACACTTATTAAGTATGAGATTAAAAGTGAAAATTGTGCAATAAAAGTCACAAATCTTACTAAAACTCCTCCACAAGAACAAGTTTTTAATCACCCTAATATTTGCTTTAAAATACTTGAGATTAATAATGTAAAAGGTTCAGGGCCCAGTACAATAGAACCAAATAAAATCGCAAATGACGTTTCTTTAAAAATTAGTGTAAGTGATATGAATAATTCAAAAAACAGCATAATTATTGATACATTTCTCTATCGAGTGAAAGGTGTTGATTACCAATGA
- a CDS encoding sensor domain-containing diguanylate cyclase: protein MDVKPQMKQAIFLVWILMVPAGLWFTYNNYPPNISVNWLDLLAFLLLTSIVAAVPIVINNMFIFLIQWVALATFLRFGLFAEIIFAQIAVVVLLLKLRILRKGELFRLPLNLNMFFLVSFISGMIYYILGGQTGPNLTHDPRSLWLAVLYVVLNYFLNQIMVSFNLFFIYKIKKSFFGKDFFVETVTTLITLPIGFVLYILYNQVGLIGLLFVGIPFVSLSIIFNLYYSSEKINEYLQKASEIGHQMAERLYVDDVLDLFIQKLSEMLPVDYSYILEADGEVLKLIRRMEAGLVMPNESLSLKKQEGICGMVWSKQKALLFTSRKEWQQYTTDNIPNDVESIIGVPIIRSKKLIGVLLLASKQKRAYEKSQLMIIDILCSHFAVAIENANNFEQTKRQSERCALTNLFNYRYFETLLTEEFKKVANFERKILSLIILDIDHFKQVNDTYGHQSGNEILRELAGRLRKLVGGLGTVARYGGEEFVVLLPDMSKVEAYQMAEQIREMVSNWPFTLQQSLELGNNQQKIMITASIGVATAPEDAEDSLALIRHADRALYVGAKRAGRNRVAEYSSC from the coding sequence ATGGATGTAAAACCGCAAATGAAACAAGCGATTTTTCTTGTATGGATCTTGATGGTTCCTGCAGGATTGTGGTTCACCTATAATAATTATCCTCCTAATATCTCTGTAAATTGGTTAGATCTTTTGGCATTTTTACTATTAACCTCAATAGTAGCCGCGGTGCCGATTGTTATTAATAATATGTTCATTTTTTTAATCCAATGGGTAGCTCTTGCTACCTTTTTGCGCTTTGGTTTATTTGCCGAAATTATTTTTGCTCAGATAGCTGTCGTTGTTTTACTACTTAAGTTAAGGATCCTTCGAAAGGGAGAATTATTTAGGCTGCCGCTTAATTTAAATATGTTTTTTTTAGTTTCCTTTATCAGCGGCATGATTTATTACATTCTTGGCGGGCAGACAGGCCCAAACTTAACCCATGATCCCCGTTCATTGTGGCTTGCAGTTTTATATGTAGTCCTAAACTATTTTCTAAATCAAATCATGGTTTCTTTCAATCTTTTTTTTATTTATAAAATTAAAAAATCCTTTTTTGGCAAGGATTTTTTCGTCGAGACAGTAACAACATTAATCACACTCCCAATTGGTTTTGTGTTGTACATACTTTATAATCAAGTAGGGTTAATAGGTCTATTGTTTGTGGGAATTCCATTTGTCAGTCTATCAATTATATTTAATCTCTATTATTCAAGTGAAAAAATAAATGAATATTTACAGAAGGCTTCAGAGATCGGTCATCAGATGGCGGAGCGTTTGTATGTAGATGATGTCCTGGATCTGTTTATTCAGAAACTGAGTGAAATGCTGCCTGTTGATTATTCTTATATACTGGAGGCTGACGGCGAAGTACTAAAATTGATTCGTCGAATGGAAGCCGGTTTAGTAATGCCAAACGAAAGCCTTTCTTTGAAAAAACAAGAAGGGATTTGCGGGATGGTTTGGTCGAAACAAAAAGCCCTCTTATTTACATCAAGGAAAGAATGGCAACAGTATACTACTGATAACATTCCGAATGATGTAGAAAGTATTATAGGTGTACCGATTATTAGAAGTAAAAAACTAATCGGGGTGTTATTGCTTGCTTCTAAGCAAAAACGAGCCTATGAAAAATCGCAGCTGATGATCATTGATATACTTTGTTCGCATTTTGCGGTTGCAATTGAAAACGCCAATAATTTTGAACAAACCAAAAGGCAAAGTGAACGCTGTGCCTTAACAAATTTATTTAATTATCGCTACTTTGAGACGTTGCTGACTGAGGAGTTCAAAAAAGTAGCTAATTTTGAGCGAAAAATATTATCGTTAATCATCCTTGATATAGACCACTTTAAACAAGTAAATGATACGTATGGTCATCAAAGCGGAAACGAAATTCTTCGTGAACTCGCAGGCAGATTAAGAAAGCTTGTCGGAGGCCTCGGAACGGTTGCGCGGTATGGCGGCGAAGAATTTGTTGTTCTTTTACCGGATATGTCGAAAGTAGAAGCCTACCAAATGGCAGAACAAATTAGAGAAATGGTATCTAATTGGCCATTTACACTGCAACAGTCCTTGGAATTAGGCAATAACCAACAGAAGATCATGATTACCGCCTCAATTGGGGTTGCCACGGCACCAGAAGATGCGGAGGATTCATTGGCGTTGATTAGGCATGCTGATCGGGCTCTTTACGTGGGGGCTAAGCGTGCTGGCCGGAATCGGGTGGCGGAGTATTCGTCTTGTTAA
- a CDS encoding folylpolyglutamate synthase/dihydrofolate synthase family protein produces the protein MFTTYNEALDWIHGRLRLGIKPGLKRMEWMMDKLEYPESKLKAIHVGGTNGKGSTVTFLRSILQSGGYTVGTFTSPYIEQFNERISINGRSVSDEELLQLANMIRPLADELEETELGGPTEFEVITAMAFYYFANIRKVDIVIFEVGLGGRFDSTNIIQPLASIITNIGLDHTNILGKTYEEIAFEKAGIIKEETPIFTAVKHPGALKVIEEQAEKKSAPIFRLNQEFTISGHESLARGEVFTLITKLQSLEQLELNMIGQHQTENASLAILAAQYLNQIGLFTVTEQAIRVGLKQAFWPGRFEVLSENPLVIIDGAHNEEGITALTHELSTRFNDRNIHIVFAALTDKKLDEMIGKLDKIANQISFVSFDFPRAAKAEQLLNISQSQNKMAVDHWQSYLLQEIKMLKASDMLVVTGSLYFISEAKPHICKYLKN, from the coding sequence ATGTTCACTACATATAATGAAGCCCTAGACTGGATTCATGGAAGACTAAGACTAGGAATAAAGCCTGGTTTAAAAAGAATGGAATGGATGATGGACAAGCTCGAGTATCCTGAGAGCAAATTAAAAGCAATCCATGTTGGCGGAACAAATGGCAAAGGTTCAACCGTCACTTTTTTGCGCTCGATACTTCAATCTGGGGGCTATACAGTAGGTACCTTTACTTCACCGTATATTGAACAGTTTAACGAGCGGATTAGTATCAATGGGAGATCAGTCAGCGACGAAGAACTTTTACAGCTGGCAAATATGATTCGTCCATTAGCAGATGAGCTAGAGGAAACAGAGCTTGGGGGTCCGACTGAATTTGAGGTCATTACTGCGATGGCGTTCTATTATTTTGCCAATATTAGAAAAGTAGATATTGTGATTTTTGAGGTAGGTCTTGGTGGAAGATTTGATTCAACCAATATTATTCAACCACTTGCCTCTATCATTACAAACATCGGTCTCGATCACACCAATATACTTGGGAAGACGTATGAGGAAATCGCCTTTGAAAAGGCAGGAATTATTAAAGAGGAGACACCAATTTTTACAGCGGTCAAACATCCAGGAGCGCTAAAAGTGATAGAAGAGCAGGCAGAAAAGAAATCAGCGCCAATTTTTAGATTAAATCAGGAATTCACGATAAGTGGACATGAATCATTAGCAAGAGGCGAAGTGTTTACATTAATAACAAAACTTCAATCACTTGAGCAGTTAGAACTCAACATGATTGGCCAGCATCAAACGGAAAATGCATCACTAGCCATACTTGCCGCCCAATACTTAAATCAGATTGGCTTATTCACAGTCACTGAGCAAGCAATTCGAGTCGGATTAAAGCAAGCGTTTTGGCCTGGAAGATTTGAAGTTCTCTCAGAAAACCCACTCGTGATCATTGATGGCGCCCATAATGAAGAAGGAATAACTGCGTTAACCCATGAACTATCTACCAGATTCAATGACCGAAATATCCATATTGTATTTGCTGCGTTAACGGATAAAAAGCTTGATGAAATGATTGGTAAACTTGATAAAATTGCAAACCAAATTTCATTTGTCAGCTTTGATTTTCCACGTGCGGCCAAAGCGGAACAACTGCTTAACATTAGTCAATCTCAGAATAAAATGGCAGTCGATCATTGGCAATCCTACCTCTTACAAGAAATAAAAATGTTAAAAGCTAGTGACATGTTAGTCGTGACGGGTTCCCTCTATTTTATTTCAGAAGCGAAGCCGCATATCTGTAAATATCTGAAAAATTAA
- a CDS encoding valine--tRNA ligase — METKEITMPTKYDPLSIEKGRYDWWLKGKFFEAKDDQGKQPYTIVIPPPNVTGKLHLGHAWDTTLQDIITRMKRMQGYDVLWLPGMDHAGIATQAKVEEKLRNEGKSRYDLGREKFVEETWKWKEEYASHIRQQWAKLGLGLDYSRERFTLDEGLSDAVREVFVTLYKKGLIYRGEYIINWDPSTKTALSDIEVIYKDVQGAFYHMRYPLADGSGHIEIATTRPETMLGDTAVAVHPEDDRYKHLIGKTVILPIVGREIPIVGDDYVDMEFGSGAVKITPAHDPNDFEVGNRHNLERVLVMNEDGSMNAKAGKYQGLDRFECRKQIVKDLQELGVLFKIEDHLHSVGHSERSGAVVEPYLSTQWFVKMQPLADEAIALQNKENKVNFVPDRFEKTYLRWMENIRDWCISRQLWWGHRIPAWYHKETGEVYVGHEAPADAENWEQDKDVLDTWFSSALWPFSTMGWPNKEAADFKRYFPNDTLVTGYDIIFFWVSRMIFQSIEFTGERPFKDVLIHGLVRDEQGRKMSKSLGNGVDPMDVIEKYGADALRYFLSTGSSPGQDLRFSFEKVESTWNFANKIWNASRFALMNMDGMTYEEIDLSGEKSVADKWILTRLNETIEHVTRLSERYEFGEVGRALYNFIWDDFCDWYIEMAKLPLYGDDEAAKKTTRSILAYVLDNTMRLLHPFMPFITEEIWQNLPHAGESITTAVWPVVKLELSDDQAAQEMKLLMEMIRSVRNIRAEVNTPMSKKIKMLVKAKDETVLKAIENNRSYIERFCNPEELQLGVDIEVPEKAMTAVITGLEIILPLEGLINIDEEIARLEKEFEKLNKEVDRVQKKLSNEGFMKKAPENVVAEERAKEKDYLEKRSIVETRIKELRG, encoded by the coding sequence ATGGAAACAAAGGAAATAACAATGCCTACCAAATACGACCCGCTATCGATTGAAAAAGGGCGTTATGACTGGTGGTTAAAAGGTAAGTTTTTCGAGGCTAAAGATGATCAAGGGAAGCAGCCGTACACAATCGTCATCCCACCGCCAAATGTTACCGGAAAACTTCATTTGGGTCATGCGTGGGATACAACATTACAAGATATCATTACTCGTATGAAGAGAATGCAAGGCTATGACGTACTTTGGCTTCCAGGGATGGACCATGCCGGGATTGCAACACAAGCAAAGGTTGAAGAAAAGCTCCGCAACGAGGGTAAAAGCCGCTATGATTTAGGCCGTGAAAAATTCGTTGAGGAAACATGGAAGTGGAAGGAAGAATATGCTTCACACATCCGTCAGCAGTGGGCAAAGCTGGGCCTAGGCCTTGACTACAGCCGTGAGCGTTTCACCCTTGATGAAGGTTTATCTGATGCGGTTCGTGAAGTATTTGTAACCCTTTATAAAAAAGGCCTCATTTACCGTGGAGAGTACATTATTAACTGGGATCCTTCTACAAAAACAGCTCTATCCGACATCGAGGTCATATACAAGGATGTTCAAGGTGCTTTTTATCATATGAGATATCCATTAGCAGACGGATCAGGTCACATTGAAATTGCGACCACTCGTCCTGAAACAATGCTTGGTGATACAGCAGTTGCAGTACATCCGGAAGATGATCGTTACAAACACTTAATCGGTAAAACTGTAATCCTGCCAATCGTGGGCCGTGAAATCCCAATCGTTGGAGATGATTATGTTGATATGGAATTCGGTTCAGGTGCGGTAAAAATTACACCTGCTCATGATCCTAATGACTTTGAAGTCGGTAACCGCCACAATCTGGAGCGCGTTCTTGTAATGAATGAAGACGGCTCCATGAATGCGAAGGCCGGTAAATACCAAGGCTTAGACCGATTCGAATGCCGTAAGCAAATCGTCAAAGATCTTCAAGAACTGGGCGTTCTCTTCAAAATTGAAGACCACCTCCATTCTGTTGGCCACTCTGAACGCAGCGGTGCGGTTGTTGAACCATATCTTTCAACACAATGGTTTGTAAAAATGCAGCCGCTCGCAGATGAAGCAATTGCCCTGCAAAACAAAGAAAATAAAGTAAACTTCGTTCCTGACCGTTTTGAAAAAACATACTTACGCTGGATGGAGAATATCCGCGACTGGTGTATTTCGAGACAGCTTTGGTGGGGTCACCGGATTCCTGCTTGGTACCACAAGGAAACTGGAGAAGTATACGTTGGTCATGAAGCCCCGGCAGATGCTGAGAACTGGGAACAGGATAAGGATGTATTAGATACATGGTTCAGCTCGGCACTATGGCCTTTCTCGACCATGGGCTGGCCAAACAAAGAAGCGGCTGATTTCAAACGTTATTTTCCTAATGATACCCTTGTGACTGGATATGACATCATCTTTTTCTGGGTATCAAGAATGATTTTCCAAAGCATCGAGTTTACTGGCGAACGTCCATTTAAAGATGTTCTTATTCATGGTCTTGTTCGCGATGAGCAGGGACGTAAGATGAGTAAATCACTTGGCAATGGTGTGGATCCAATGGATGTCATCGAGAAATACGGTGCCGATGCATTGCGTTACTTCTTATCAACAGGAAGTTCACCAGGACAGGATTTACGCTTTAGTTTTGAAAAGGTAGAATCAACCTGGAATTTCGCTAATAAAATTTGGAATGCCTCCCGTTTCGCGTTAATGAATATGGATGGCATGACATACGAGGAAATTGATTTAAGCGGTGAAAAGTCGGTTGCTGATAAGTGGATTTTAACTCGATTAAATGAAACAATCGAACATGTAACAAGACTTTCCGAGCGTTATGAATTTGGTGAGGTTGGCCGTGCATTATACAATTTTATCTGGGATGACTTCTGTGATTGGTATATCGAAATGGCTAAGCTGCCGCTATATGGTGATGATGAAGCTGCTAAGAAAACGACTCGTTCGATTCTTGCCTATGTTTTAGACAACACAATGCGCCTGCTGCATCCGTTCATGCCATTCATTACCGAGGAAATTTGGCAAAACCTTCCTCACGCTGGTGAGTCGATTACGACAGCAGTATGGCCGGTGGTAAAACTAGAACTTTCCGATGACCAAGCAGCCCAAGAAATGAAACTGCTCATGGAAATGATTCGCTCTGTACGGAATATCCGTGCTGAAGTAAACACACCAATGAGCAAAAAAATCAAAATGCTAGTAAAAGCAAAGGATGAAACGGTTCTAAAAGCGATTGAGAACAACCGCAGCTATATTGAACGTTTCTGTAATCCAGAAGAATTGCAATTGGGTGTTGATATTGAAGTACCTGAAAAAGCAATGACCGCTGTAATAACAGGCTTAGAAATCATCCTTCCGCTCGAAGGCTTAATTAACATTGATGAAGAAATTGCCCGTCTTGAAAAAGAATTCGAGAAATTAAATAAAGAAGTTGATCGAGTTCAGAAGAAATTAAGCAATGAAGGATTCATGAAAAAGGCACCTGAAAATGTAGTTGCTGAAGAGCGCGCAAAAGAAAAGGATTATCTTGAAAAGAGAAGCATTGTTGAAACTCGTATTAAAGAATTAAGAGGATAA
- the ysxE gene encoding spore coat protein YsxE: protein MNDSNRIETVRPILKNYHIEPYFVEDYGIVQKIYSDKGTFALKKVPPTIGTDFIRHVHLLYQKGFNRIVPIYPTMDGRYAVLYENNLYYLMPWMPNDQKENREYKNHQLFRELARLHTLSAKEITVSQEERTEHYEKTIQQLDKHQEFLDGFIDECEKKTYMSPFELLYCLYYNEIRQALRFSKSKFEEWYESTKENDKARSVITHGKLSSEHFLFDDQGYGFFINFENARYGSPIHDLLPYLSRALNTSPKRNDTALDWVYHYFKYFPFKEDEKLLFYSYLSLPIPIMQVAESYYRKERPRNEMKFVSQLQHRYWHLKNSEYIVMRMTEIENQQKQAKEGAQPQ, encoded by the coding sequence ATGAATGACTCGAACCGAATAGAAACCGTTAGACCAATTTTAAAAAATTATCATATCGAACCTTATTTTGTTGAAGATTACGGCATTGTCCAAAAGATTTATTCAGACAAAGGAACCTTTGCCTTAAAAAAAGTCCCACCCACTATCGGGACTGATTTCATCCGCCATGTTCATCTTCTTTATCAAAAAGGGTTTAACCGGATTGTGCCAATTTATCCAACAATGGATGGCAGGTATGCCGTTTTATATGAAAATAATCTTTATTACCTCATGCCATGGATGCCGAACGATCAAAAAGAAAATCGTGAGTACAAAAACCATCAGCTTTTTCGCGAATTAGCAAGGCTCCATACTCTATCTGCCAAAGAAATAACAGTCAGCCAAGAAGAACGAACAGAGCATTATGAAAAGACGATTCAGCAGCTTGATAAACATCAAGAATTTCTTGATGGCTTCATTGATGAATGTGAAAAAAAGACCTATATGTCGCCGTTTGAATTGCTTTATTGCTTATATTACAACGAAATAAGGCAAGCACTACGCTTTTCAAAATCAAAATTTGAAGAATGGTATGAGAGCACAAAAGAAAATGACAAGGCCCGCAGTGTGATTACTCACGGGAAATTGTCATCAGAGCATTTTCTCTTCGATGACCAGGGCTATGGCTTTTTCATTAACTTTGAAAATGCCCGCTACGGCTCACCGATCCATGATCTCCTGCCGTATTTGTCACGTGCCTTAAATACCAGCCCAAAACGGAATGATACTGCTCTTGATTGGGTTTATCATTATTTTAAATACTTTCCGTTTAAAGAAGATGAAAAACTATTGTTCTACAGCTATTTATCTTTGCCGATCCCCATCATGCAAGTGGCAGAAAGCTATTACCGCAAGGAGCGGCCAAGGAATGAGATGAAATTTGTGAGCCAGCTGCAGCACCGCTATTGGCATTTAAAAAATTCCGAGTATATCGTGATGCGAATGACAGAAATCGAAAACCAGCAGAAACAAGCAAAAGAAGGAGCCCAACCGCAGTAA